From Pseudomonas sp. FP2335, the proteins below share one genomic window:
- a CDS encoding McrC family protein, whose translation MSGISIYEFDVLMAATSTGSLSEGLHIIPDTVYAWLERQCLRASNDSKPAWLRLTQRRGHRAVQVTSFVGVIRAPDGYQIEVLPKVGKVIGAGASKARQLLIEMLCCLQEFRHLQTDTANLAAARMPLLEVFIAEFLRTVGHIVKQGLRSTYTTQQSNLFALRGKLMMASHLRQNLCRADRFFTEHDEFSINRPENRLLHTALQRILQLTASQTHQQLARELRFVFAEVPISSDPNMDFQRVRLERGMGYYEEALAWSKLILEQQSPMTGRGGNHAPSLLFPMEAVFEAFVSKHIAKQLARPLHLKTQARSHHLVRHQEQNWFCLKPDLLIKDAKKDVLVLDTKWKLLDGLKANGTNKYGLAQGDFYQLQAYGQSYLNGSGDVVLIYPKTGAFDRPLPVFEFPKTGGLRLWVLPFCLKSRQLLVPSDAPFKMVFKDLFERVT comes from the coding sequence GTGAGCGGAATATCGATTTACGAATTTGACGTGTTGATGGCAGCGACTTCGACTGGCTCGTTGTCCGAGGGTCTGCACATTATCCCGGATACGGTCTACGCATGGCTAGAACGCCAGTGCCTGCGGGCCTCCAACGACAGTAAGCCAGCGTGGCTGCGCCTGACTCAACGGCGCGGGCATCGAGCCGTTCAGGTCACTAGTTTTGTTGGAGTGATACGTGCACCAGACGGTTACCAAATCGAGGTACTGCCGAAAGTCGGAAAAGTAATAGGTGCGGGCGCCTCGAAGGCTCGTCAGCTGTTGATCGAAATGCTCTGCTGCCTTCAAGAGTTTCGCCACCTCCAAACTGACACCGCCAACCTCGCCGCGGCACGAATGCCCTTACTGGAAGTTTTTATTGCCGAGTTCCTACGCACCGTCGGGCATATCGTCAAACAAGGCCTGCGCAGCACCTATACCACTCAGCAAAGCAACTTGTTTGCCCTTCGCGGCAAACTGATGATGGCATCCCATCTGCGGCAAAACCTTTGCAGGGCGGACCGGTTCTTTACAGAGCACGACGAGTTCTCGATTAATCGTCCGGAAAACCGTTTATTACACACCGCATTGCAACGAATCCTGCAACTGACGGCATCTCAGACACATCAGCAACTGGCTCGAGAACTGAGATTTGTCTTCGCAGAGGTCCCGATTTCATCAGACCCTAATATGGACTTCCAGCGGGTACGCCTTGAGCGGGGCATGGGTTACTACGAAGAAGCACTCGCTTGGTCAAAGTTGATTCTAGAACAGCAATCACCCATGACAGGCCGCGGAGGCAATCACGCTCCGTCGCTGCTGTTCCCAATGGAGGCAGTGTTCGAAGCGTTCGTCTCCAAGCATATAGCGAAGCAACTGGCGAGGCCGCTTCACCTGAAAACCCAAGCACGCAGCCATCACTTGGTTCGCCATCAAGAACAGAATTGGTTTTGTCTAAAACCAGACCTGTTGATCAAGGATGCCAAGAAAGATGTGCTGGTTCTCGATACAAAGTGGAAACTGCTCGATGGTCTCAAGGCAAATGGGACGAATAAATACGGCCTCGCACAGGGTGACTTCTATCAATTGCAGGCCTATGGGCAAAGCTATCTGAATGGGTCGGGAGATGTGGTGCTGATTTACCCTAAGACTGGGGCATTTGATCGACCGCTACCAGTATTCGAGTTCCCCAAGACAGGTGGGCTGCGGCTATGGGTACTGCCTTTTTGCTTGAAGTCACGCCAGCTGTTGGTCCCTAGCGATGCGCCGTTCAAAATGGTGTTCAAAGACTTGTTTGAGCGGGTTACTTAA
- a CDS encoding DUF726 domain-containing protein, with the protein METKHFSFTTQSFSASTIANVFIHGYSAGHNLGDRTLLSSQIPQALDGDINLLAFWRSSHYSSISSMSRNVIMGASRLHPGAGIAAFALDRSVHFAVVRKRANRIGEALLEELEAHLLEHYPYVTHVNLVGHSLGGRVVVSALRKLASHPESCELIIGDVLLMAAAVEVSADEAQALNNCAAGRVINAYSKSDAILLMNVDETCVGRHEVPHFKNVEMTDFGHLDYWPKLHDVLLRTRFAGFSGQRLGAVMSQDPIHTDALLYGLMQSAPAAVLEQGIKHLKSSSWVSFDEQKPLYSFIQELQLLGGHCLANLTRGRGLAYANVLDGLVSHFDLGNGRQTCSSVVELEALLIRQVFDNAFPDGHAFSRSTIAVVKAMPADTYFKHVDALAERLTLASYLKSPSTPPQAEPSGELAVTRGEINLSGLATWNVVSALPSLLDMTPVGRWMTNLKTALKPGYSALVPVVAVVFFARVHWGNERGFKHP; encoded by the coding sequence TTGGAAACAAAACACTTCAGCTTCACCACTCAATCCTTCAGCGCCAGCACCATCGCCAACGTGTTTATCCACGGCTACTCGGCGGGCCATAACCTGGGTGATCGTACTCTTCTGTCCAGCCAGATCCCGCAAGCGCTGGACGGTGACATCAACCTCCTGGCGTTCTGGCGCTCCAGCCACTATTCCTCAATCAGTTCGATGTCACGCAACGTCATCATGGGCGCTTCGCGATTGCATCCCGGTGCGGGTATTGCTGCATTTGCTCTGGATCGGTCGGTGCATTTCGCGGTGGTTCGCAAGCGGGCGAACCGCATTGGCGAAGCGCTGCTTGAGGAGCTGGAGGCCCATCTGCTGGAGCACTATCCGTATGTCACCCACGTCAATCTGGTCGGCCATTCCCTGGGCGGGCGGGTGGTGGTCAGTGCGTTGCGCAAGCTGGCCAGCCATCCCGAGTCTTGTGAGCTGATCATCGGCGATGTGCTGTTGATGGCTGCGGCAGTCGAGGTTTCGGCAGACGAGGCCCAGGCATTGAACAACTGCGCGGCGGGGCGGGTGATTAACGCCTATTCAAAATCCGATGCCATCTTGTTGATGAATGTGGATGAGACCTGCGTGGGTCGACACGAGGTACCGCACTTTAAAAATGTCGAAATGACCGACTTCGGCCACTTGGACTATTGGCCCAAGCTGCATGACGTCTTGCTGCGCACTCGGTTCGCGGGTTTTAGCGGCCAGCGGCTCGGCGCGGTGATGTCGCAGGACCCAATCCACACTGACGCGCTGCTCTACGGTCTGATGCAAAGCGCGCCAGCAGCCGTGCTGGAGCAAGGCATCAAGCACCTTAAAAGCAGCAGTTGGGTGTCCTTCGACGAGCAGAAGCCGCTGTATTCCTTCATCCAGGAACTGCAGCTGCTGGGCGGGCATTGCCTGGCCAATTTGACCCGCGGGCGCGGCCTTGCCTATGCCAACGTGCTCGATGGGTTAGTCAGTCATTTCGACTTGGGCAATGGCCGGCAAACCTGTAGCTCCGTAGTAGAGCTCGAAGCCCTGCTGATTCGACAAGTGTTCGATAACGCGTTTCCAGATGGCCATGCGTTCAGCCGTTCAACGATTGCCGTGGTCAAGGCCATGCCCGCCGACACCTACTTCAAACATGTGGACGCGTTGGCGGAACGGCTGACCCTGGCCTCTTACCTCAAGAGCCCGTCAACCCCACCGCAGGCTGAGCCGTCAGGCGAGTTGGCGGTTACCCGTGGCGAGATCAACCTGAGCGGCCTCGCCACCTGGAATGTGGTTTCGGCGCTCCCGAGCCTGCTGGACATGACCCCGGTGGGGCGCTGGATGACCAATTTGAAGACCGCCTTGAAGCCCGGTTATTCGGCACTGGTGCCGGTGGTCGCCGTGGTGTTTTTTGCACGTGTGCATTGGGGTAACGAGCGTGGATTCAAGCACCCATGA
- a CDS encoding ATP-binding protein, with protein MPIGRPLAKAEPHSKEQAPAAPAYDFEVIVPRYNLDDVVVNSHTKDEILSAIALRKDSEFVYKTLGFASTHKMSDKFVLNFYGEPGTGKTITAHAVAQAFGKDLLVVDYSQIESKYVGDTPKNLKKVFDFAKEMDCVIFFDEADAILSRRVTNMTSATDTSVNQTRSVLLNILNDFSGILIFATNFISNYDPAFMRRIAKHIHFKLPDHDNRVALFQRYIPQPLQAGLALETYAQAAQGLSAADIENITLMAAFKAAYKQSTCLCEEDILKEINNTLASKQANAKSEYTTTTKVVSKDYVEKQTGMVLE; from the coding sequence ATGCCCATCGGAAGACCGCTGGCCAAGGCCGAGCCACATAGCAAGGAGCAAGCGCCCGCAGCACCGGCGTATGACTTTGAAGTCATTGTTCCCAGATACAACCTGGATGACGTCGTGGTCAACAGCCACACCAAAGACGAAATTCTCTCTGCGATTGCCCTGCGCAAAGACAGTGAATTCGTCTACAAGACCCTCGGCTTCGCCAGCACCCACAAGATGTCAGACAAATTCGTACTGAATTTTTATGGCGAGCCCGGCACTGGTAAAACCATCACGGCGCACGCGGTTGCCCAAGCGTTTGGCAAGGATCTGCTGGTCGTCGACTACTCACAGATTGAATCGAAGTATGTGGGCGACACGCCGAAGAACCTGAAGAAGGTGTTTGATTTCGCCAAGGAAATGGACTGTGTGATTTTCTTCGACGAGGCCGATGCCATCTTGAGTCGACGTGTCACCAACATGACCAGCGCCACCGATACCAGTGTCAACCAGACCCGCTCGGTACTTCTGAACATCTTGAATGACTTCAGCGGCATCCTGATTTTCGCCACGAACTTCATCTCCAACTACGACCCCGCCTTCATGCGCCGGATCGCCAAGCACATCCACTTCAAGCTACCGGACCATGACAACCGCGTCGCGCTGTTCCAACGCTACATCCCGCAACCGCTGCAAGCCGGCCTGGCGCTGGAAACCTATGCACAGGCGGCGCAGGGATTGAGTGCGGCGGACATCGAGAACATCACACTGATGGCCGCCTTCAAGGCCGCTTACAAGCAGTCGACCTGCCTTTGCGAAGAGGACATTTTGAAGGAAATAAACAACACCCTTGCCAGCAAACAGGCAAACGCAAAAAGCGAATACACAACTACAACCAAAGTGGTCTCCAAGGACTACGTCGAAAAGCAAACAGGGATGGTGCTGGAATGA